A genomic region of Papaver somniferum cultivar HN1 chromosome 7, ASM357369v1, whole genome shotgun sequence contains the following coding sequences:
- the LOC113298345 gene encoding protein NRDE2 homolog has product MKTEDEEDVVDNQEKPSLFPLFPVSDSSSSLSNNNNTTSNNPYQWLSNNTSFTTELSIINQSVSSQCEKLRTEIQEDEGNLNEEEEAKPSFSSSYALLDSASSDSDERRHKKKDKKRKRKRSKEESSVEKSRKSGVRVWAGSDYKPSKDYYIDSRGDVDNLAFGSLYRMDVARYKLSNPGEFSGHRDFYQRRDSLLNGEADADSLDAKLRSSGRYWSSKYSALERHKDFKRMRIVGTAEMPEFSEFIPLAENSDDGSQEKSTILEESWEDEVLRRTKEFNKLSRESPHDEKVWIAFAEFQDKVASKQPHKGARLQILEKKISILEKAIELNPDNEDLLLSLMKAYQRRDSNEVLTKRWEKILMQHSGSYKLWREFLHVLQEDFSRFKVSNMRKMYGHAIQALSSACAKLCRLTAKPSSADPAIIQLELGVVDIFVSLCRLEWQSGYQELATGLFQAEIEYSLFCPSLLLTEQSKQRLFEHFWGGNDARLGEDGALGWSIWLEKEEEKRQQIIKDEETLRENEEGCWTGWSEPQSVINESKQNLENLKDGDLGEDDFEKDFEADTSLQDDDFECLLKKLGIDAETDADTDVKDTATWSKWSQEELVRDGEQWMPSRENSVGAASCEEGDDEIMSTILFEDVREFLFSLCSEEARFSLASQFIEFFGGKMSQWTCTNSPSWIESTLSLETLADSILDNLRCVRQVVTKTQSSSSNSALECLLEFSNDEVKRTNMMKFLRNAILLCLNVFPRNHLLEEAALVAEELFTTKMNSCPLSVTPSRTLAKVLLKNDRQDLLLCGLYARREAAYGNIDLARKVFDMALSSVEGLPLDLRRNVPLLYFWYAEMELANFTSGSGTCSQRAVHILSCFGSGVKYSTYQCQPSQVQLLKAHQGFKEFIRTLRPMWARGNIKDESIALICAAALFEEITTGWAAGIGVIEEAFSMVLPERRGQSLQLESLLNYYIKMMQKYYSQLKLSNVWDSTLQGLQIYPYNSKLFTSLVEIGCLYTVPVKLRRMFDEYCQKRPSVIAWLFAVSYELDKEGSRHRIHALFERALANDKLEHSVILWRCYIAYELDVVCNPSAAKRVFFRAIHACPWSKKLWLDGFLKLNSILTVKELSDLQEVMRDKEIHLRTDIYEILLQDETNA; this is encoded by the exons ATGaaaactgaagatgaagaagatgtagTAGACAATCAAGAAAAACCCTCACTATTTCCTCTCTTCCCTGTCTCAGATTCATCGTCATCActgagcaacaacaacaacactaccTCTAATAATCCTTATCAATGGCTTTCAAACAACACTAGTTTCACTACCGAACTTTCGATAATTAACCAATCCGTATCTTCTCAATGCGAAAAACTAAGAACAGAAATTCAAGAAGATGAAGGTAAcctaaatgaagaagaagaagccaaaccttctttttcttcttcgtatGCTCTCTTAGATTCAGCTTCATCTGATTCCGACGAGAGAAGGCACAAGAAAAAAGATAAGAAGCGCAAGAGGAAGAGATCGAAAGAAGAATCTTCGGTGGAAAAATCTAGAAAGTCTGGTGTTCGTGTTTGGGCTGGTTCTGATTATAAACCCTCCAAGGATTATTACATTGATTCTCGTGGTGATGTTGATAATTTGGCATTCGGTTCACTTTACAG AATGGATGTTGCTCGATATAAGCTCAGCAATCCAGGTGAATTCTCTGGACATCGAGATTTTTATCAAAGAAGGGATTCACTGTTAAATGGTGAAGCAGATGCTGATTCTTTAGATGCTAAATTAAGATCAAGTGGACGTTATTGGTCATCTAAATACTCAGCTTTAGAACGCCACAAGGACTTCAAACGGATGAGAATTGTTGGCACTGCGGAGATGCCTGAATTTTCTGAGTTTATTCCTTTAGCGGAAAATTCTGATGATGGATCACAAGAAAAGAGTACGATACTTGAAGAATCTTGGGAGGATGAAGTGTTACGACGTACAAAAGAATTCAATAAGTTGTCCAGGGAGTCACCCCATGATGAAAAAGTTTGGATAGCTTTTGCAGAGTTTCAGGATAAGGTTGCTAGTAAGCAACCACACAAAGGTGCTCGTTTGCAGATACTTGAGAAGAAGATTAGTATACTTGAGAAGGCTATTGAGCTTAATCCAGATAACGAAGATTTATTGTTGTCACTTATGAAGGCTTATCAGAGAAGGGATAGCAATGAGGTCCTTACCAAAAGATGGGAAAAGATCCTTATGCAGCATTCCGGGAGTTACAAGTTATGGAGAGAGTTTTTGCATGTTCTTCAGGAGGATTTCTCCAGATTCAAGGTTTCCAACATGAGAAAGATGTACGGGCATGCGATCCAGGCATTATCTTCTGCATGTGCCAAGCTGTGTAG GTTAACTGCTAAACCATCCTCTGCAGATCCAGCTATTATCCAACTGGAGCTTGGCGTGGTTGATATTTTTGTTAGTCTGTGCAGACTAGAGTGGCAGTCTGGCTATCAAGAGCTAGCAACCGGGTTATTTCAGGCTGAAATTGAGTATAGTTTGTTCTGCCCATCTTTACTCCTCACTGAGCAAAGCAAGCAAAGACTGTTTGAGCATTTCTGGGGTGGAAATGATGCAAGACTTGGAGAAGATGGAGCCCTTGGGTGGTCCATATGGTTGGAGAAAGAGGAAGAAAAAAGGCAGCAGATTATTAAGGATGAGGAGACTttaagagaaaatgaagaaggtTGTTGGACAGGTTGGTCGGAGCCTCAATCAGTCATAAATGAAAGTAAACAGAATCTCGAAAATTTAAAAGATGGTGATCTGGGTGAGGATGACTTTGAGAAAGATTTTGAGGCTGACACCAGTTTGCAGGAtgatgattttgaatgtttgctGAAAAAGCTGGGCATTGATGCTGAGACTGATGCTGATACCGATGTTAAGGACACAGCTACATGGAGTAAATGGTCACAGGAGGAGCTGGTAAGAGACGGGGAGCAATGGATGCCTTCGCGTGAAAATTCTG TGGGGGCTGCCTCTTGCGAAGAAGGGGATGATGAAATCATGAGTACTATATTGTTTGAAGACGTTAGGGAGTTTCTATTTTCCTTGTGCTCAGAGGAGGCTCGTTTCTCTTTGGCATCTCAATTCATTgagttttttggcgggaagatgTCTCAGTG GAcatgcaccaatagtccaagttGGATCGAGAGCACCCTTAGCTTAGAGACATTGGCGGATTCAATCTTAGATAATTTGAGATGTGTACGTCAAGTGGTGACCAAGACGCAGAGCAGTTCCAGTAATTCCGCTCTGGAGTGTCTTTTGGAATTTTCGAATGATGAGGTTAAAAGAACTAACATGATGAAGTTTCttcgaaatgcaattttactcTGTTTGAATGTTTTTCCACGTAACCACCTCTTGGAAGAAGCTGCTCTTGTTGCTGAAGAACTATTTACTACAAAAATGAATTCGTGTCCACTGTCCGTCACACCATCTCGGACGTTAGCTAAGGTTCTTCTGAAAAATGATCGGCAG GATCTATTATTATGTGGATTGTATGCGCGACGTGAGGCTGCTTATGGGAATATTGATCTTGCAAGAAAGGTTTTTGACATGGCGTTATCCTCTGTTGAAGGACTTCCCCTG GATCTTCGGAGGAATGTGCCTCTCTTGTACTTCTGGTATGCAGAAATGGAGCTTGCCAATTTCACCAGTGGCTCAGGAACCTGTTCACAACGTGCAGTTCACATTTTATCTTGCTTTGGAAGTGGTGTGAAATACAGTACATACCAATGTCAACCATCACAAGTACAGTTGCTGAAAGCACACCAAGGATTTAAAGAATTCATTAGAACATTACGACCAATGTGGGCACGTGGAAatattaaagatgagtctattgCTCTTATATGTGCTGCTGCTTTGTTTGAAGAGATAACTACCGGCTGGGCTGCAGGTATTGGAGTTATAGAGGAAGCTTTTTCCATGGTGCTTCCAG AACGGAGGGGCCAGAGTTTACAGCTCGAATCTTTGCTCAACTACTATATAAAGATGATGCAGAAATACTACAGTCAGTTGAAACTCTCAAATGTATGGGATTCTACTTTGCAGGGCTTGCAGATATATCCTTACAATTCAAAGCTCTTTACATCTTTGGTAGAGATTGGTTGTCTTTATACAGTACCAGTCAAACTCCGGAGAATGTTTGATGAATACTGTCAGAA GAGACCATCTGTTATTGCTTGGCTCTTTGCGGTTtcatatgagttggacaaagaaGGTTCTCGGCATAGAATCCATGCACTGTTTGAAAGGGCATTAGCAAATGATAAGTTGGAACACTCGGTAATATTGTGGCGGTGCTATATTGCTTATGAGTTGGATGTTGTGTGTAACCCTTCTGCAGCTAAACGGGTTTTCTTCAGAGCTATTCATGCTTGCCCATG GTCGAAAAAGCTATGGCTTGATGGGTTTCTCAAGTTAAACTCCATCCTAACCGTGAAGGAGCTGTCAGATCTTCAAGAGGTTATGCGCGATAAAGAAATCCATCTGAGAACAGACATCTATGAGATCCTCTTACAAGATGAGACCAATGCATGA